In a single window of the Bubalus kerabau isolate K-KA32 ecotype Philippines breed swamp buffalo chromosome 18, PCC_UOA_SB_1v2, whole genome shotgun sequence genome:
- the LOC129632922 gene encoding UDP-glucuronosyltransferase 3A1-like isoform X2 — translation MVAQRVLLLVVYLLPALLLSEAAKILTISSLDLEKEEHSFQVISWHSPGDLENEIRKRLDLFVTEALHNRKKSKHFVNLMEILGTRCSYLLRRRDIMDSLKNENFDLIVVDAFDFCSFLIAEKLGKLFVSILSTLVSRLDFGLPSPLSYVPVFQSFLTDHMDFWGRVKNVLMSLVFSVEQWQIHSTFDHTIKEHFQEGSRPVLSHLLKKAELWFVSSDFAFEFARPLFPNTVNVGGLMVKPIKPVPQELENFIAKFGDSGFVLVALGSIVSRYQSQEILKEMNAAFARLPQGVIWKCKPSHWPRDVKLAANVKIMDWLPQNDLLAHPRIRLFVTHGGMNSIMEAIQHGVPMVGIPVFEDQDENLLRVETRKFGVSIQLEQMKAETLALKMKQVMEDKRYKSATEAARIIRRSQPLTPAQRLVGWINHILQTGGAAHLKPHAFQQPWYEQYLLDVLLFLLVVTLGTAWLCGKLLGLVARWLCGARKLKKA, via the exons atttagaaaaggaggAACACTCATTCCAGGTTATCAGTTGGCATTCACCTGGAGatcttgaaaatgaaataagGAAACGTCTGGATTTGTTTGTGACAGAAGCTTTGCACAACAG aaaaaaatccaaacactTTGTAAATTTAATGGAAATACTTGGGACTCGATGCAGTTATTTGCTAAGGAGACGTGATATCATGGATTCCTTAAAGAATGAGAACTTCGACCTGATAGTTGTTGATGCCTTTGACTTCTGTTCATTTCTAATTGCTGAGAAACTCGGGAAGCTGTTTGTGTCCATTCTTTCCACATTAGTTAGCAGACTGGACTTTGGCCTGCCAAGCCCCTTGTCTTATGTTCCAGTATTCCAGTCTTTCCTAACTGACCATATGGACTTCTGGGGTAGAGTGAAGAATGTTCTGATGTCACTTGTTTTCTCTGTGGAGCAGTGGCAAATACACTCTACCTTTGACCACACCATCAAAGAACATTTCCAGGAAGGTTCTAGGCCAGTTTTATCTCATCTTCTAAAGAAAGCAGAGCTGTGGTTCGTCAGTTCTGACTTTGCCTTTGAATTTGCTCGGCCTCTGTTTCCCAACACTGTGAATGTTGGAGGCTTAATGGTCAAACCTATTAAACCAGTACCACAG GAACTTGAGAATTTCATTGCCAAATTTGGAGACTCTGGTTTTGTCCTTGTGGCCTTGGGCTCCATCGTGAGCAGATATCAATCCCAGGAGATTCTCAAGGAGATGAATGCTGCCTTTGCTCGTCTCCCTCAAGGGGTGATTTGGAAATGTAAGCCTTCTCATTGGCCCAGAGATGTCAAATTGGCAGCAAATGTAAAAATCATGGACTGGCTTCCTCAGAATGACCTCTTGG CGCACCCTCGCATCCGCCTTTTTGTCACTCATGGTGGGATGAACAGTATCATGGAGGCCATCCAGCATGGCGTGCCCATGGTGGGGATTCCTGTCTTTGAAGACCAGGATGAAAACCTTCTCCGAGTAGAAACCAGAAAGTTCGGTGTCTCTATCCAGTTAGAGCAGATGAAGGCTGAGACATTGGCTCTGAAGATGAAGCAAGTCATGGAAGACAAGAG GTACAAATCTGCCACAGAGGCTGCCAGGATCATCAGACGCTCACAGCCTCTGACCCCTGCCCAGCGGCTGGTGGGCTGGATCAACCACATCCTCCAGACAGGGGGTGCAGCCCACCTCAAGCCCCATGCCTTCCAGCAGCCGTGGTATGAGCAGTACCTACTGGACGTCCTCTTGTTCCTGCTGGTGGTCACCCTGGGCACCGCATGGCTCTGTGGGAAGCTTCTGGGCCTGGTAGCCAGGTGGCTGTGTGGGGCCAGGAAACTGAAGAAGGCCTGA